The nucleotide sequence ATTGGCATAACATTTAGTCTGTATACCTATCCGGATTCCATCCTTTACAGCAATAATGTCTATCCCTTGATCACCCGTGTTTTTCGTTTGTTTGGTAGAGTACCCCATCTTTTTAAATAATTCTGCAACAAAATTTTCAAAAACAGTTCCAGTCATAAGATCAACATCATCAATAGTGGTTGGATTGATAGATTTTTGTTTCTTTAATAATCTATCTTCCAACTGCAGTAATTCTTTTTGATAATTCATCTCTTTAATACCGCTTTGAACCTTTGAAAACCCATCATAAAATAAGTCCTGATTGTCGCCAATGCTTAGTTTGTTATGGTAAAGTAAAAAATACGTAAACATGTATTGGATAGTTTTAGATTCATGGTTAATTATATCAATTGAAAAGAATGTCCGAATACACTCTTTGTAAGTTAGGTCAAGTAAATCAATGAAATACCCATGGTAATTATTATGGAATTTCTGACCATAAACCTCAACACTGACCTTTTTCAGTGCTTTAGTAAGTAATAAATAATAATACCCATGATACCGCTCTTCTTTGTTAATCACTTCTCTATATTTAAGTAGGTCGATAAATTTGTCATACTTAAATTCGATTTGTGCTTTAAATTCTTTTTTTATGACATATTCCCGTTCTCTTACAAAACCGAAGAAATCTTTATAATAGTAGTCTTCTAGTAAGGTGAAATTTTGTAAGTTTACGAAGTTATCCTCTAAAGCTTCGGTTAAATAATTTTTGAACATCTCTTCAACATTCGTTTGACTAAATAATCTGTCTATTTCCTTCTCAATAATCTTTATTTCTTTTTCTTTGAATTCGTAGCAATAATTTATGAACTTATCTTTTTGAACTGAACTAACACTATACCTGTTAATCCCGCCCTTTTCACGGATATCGAAGTCTGCTTTTCCGCTGCTACTTTCATTAATTGATAATCCAGTTAATTCAATTACCACAACTTCTTTTTTAAAATCGGAAAAATATACATGCAATTTATCATCTACTAAGAAAAGATAATACTTGCTATTATATGGGTATCCGCCCCCATATGTAACTCCTAAATCAAGATACATGAACTTAGCTTCTTGTTTTAAGCTTTCTAATTTATTTTTAATATACTCTTGCTCTTGCTTTTTTTGAAGTTTTCTGTAGTTCTTTTTATATTGCTTAATCTCTTCCATTTGTTCAAAACTTAATACATTTTCGGTATCTTGAAAAGAAGTATGCGCAATCTTATAGTCGGTTCTTAAATTTCTTTTAATAACTCTCGTTTCAAATAAATCAATTATTAAAGCCCTTGATAAACTTGAATAGTATACATGTACCTTATCATCAATCAGTAGAAGGTAAGATTTTTTTTCATAATTTTGGCCATCTAAAATAAAGCCGATATCAAGATACATAAACTTGGCTTCTTGCTTTAATTTTTCTTTAGTCATTTTAAAATTTTCTGTCTTATCTAGATTTTCCATTCTAAAACCCCTTTTAAAATAAGAATTTCTATATGTTACATAAATAAAGTGGTAGCTCTATTTGGCGAATAATCCTATTATAACAGGAAAGGAAGTTAGCTCTAGGTTGTGACTTATCGTGATTGAGATAATGAGATATAGTGGTGTTACATCGGTGTTTTTTTGAGAGCTTATGATACATTTCACCGTGGTTATTTAAGAGGCAAAACATTAAGGCATTGGAATACGTTAATCCAATGCCTTTTATAATAAATACATATTTATATCCTAAAAAATCATTGGTTAGTTAAATATACTGTGATGGAGTCGAAAAAAAGATTAGTTTTCCCTTATTGTTAAAAAGAATAACTGAAATATGAATGAATCAAAGAATTTTGAATATGATTGTATTAGTTCCAAATTGCATAGTTAATAAAAACGCTAACTCAATTCTATATCCTGAAGGTTCTTCCCAGCCCCCATAGATTTCCTTTGCCGCTTCTTGCTTGTCAAATGCTAACCGAAAACCATTTTGTTTCACTTCTGCTGACTCTCGTTATCTTAACCCAAGAACAGGCTAAAAATCTAATGCTTTTTTCATAGCCTTAACTACAATACCGACCATATCCAATTTTACCTTCATTGATTCACTCCTTTGATTCGTTTATTTTACATGCTTAGTCCTAATTGGCAATTTTCTTGAAGATTGATTTTATTGGGTTTAAGAATATGATAGCCTATTTTCATCTCTTAAATTGTAAAAAACGGACACATTTACTTAATACCTGAGTTTCTATTAAAAACTCGGTTAGGTGACATACCATAATAGCGTTTAAAACTTTTGATAAAGTGAGATTGATCATAGTACCCGTATTTTGCAGCAATATCAATGAAACTAGACTGAGTACTATAATATAGTTCTCGTAGCAGACTCTGAAATCTGATGATGTCTAAAAGTTCCTTTGGACTGACTCCCAATTCTTTTTGAAACGTTCTCCTTATATTCCTTTCACTGTAGCTAAGTTTTTCTGCCAAGGATCGAATTAAAAGCATTCCCTGATTGTCATACATGTAGCGCATACCTGTTTGTAACAAACAGTCAGTTTGTAATTCATTTAAAAGTAGAAACTCTTTTAGTTTTAATTCAACCCTTTCGATCCTGTCTGAAATTCCAGTTGCTGCTGCTATTTCTTCCATCAAGGAAATTGCAGCATTCCCCCATATATCTTCAAGAAACACACGATGTCCAATAAACTCGGAAACGGGATATTTGAAAAATTGCCGTACGGTATCTGAAAAAAGCGAATTCCAAGTAAGGAGTGATTTTGAGAAAGATTGATAACTTCAAATTTGGTCATCAATCCGACAACAAAGGCTCCTTTGGATAAAGAGGGCGATCTCAGGTCAAATATAATATCCGCGCAACCATCCAGTATGATACGATGTAATTTATTTGTATTTGACTTATGGAAGTCAAGGGTCCAATAACAAGCAACATAAGATTTCAGACTCTTACTTGGTAAATATTCTTGATACCGATAATCTGACTGTAATTCTTATTGTAATTTGGGTGGTTGCAAAGGAAGATAAACTTGCATTTTATTTCCCACTTCCTTTAGATTTATAAATTAAAATATTAGTTTCCCGATATATCAAACTTAAATAGGGTTTCGTTACATCGTTGCGAGTATATTTACCTTTAGTAGCAAGTTGATTTAATCACGTTGGTAGCTGTGGGGAGGTAAGCTTCATAATATCAAAATTTACTTTGTTAATTCTTCTTAAATTTCTTCTTGCAGAAAAAATTTCTTTCCGTCATAATGGCAGACTTTCATGGTTCCCTTAATATAATTGACATCCTCTTTATCAAACAGCCAAATTTTTACCCTTTAGACCCTTTAAGTTCCTTCTAGTACTTCTATACAGAATACCTGAATAACCTTCATTAATCAGATATGTTGCTAAAAGATGGAATGGTCTATATGCATTAAATTCAGTGTCTTCAGACTCATAAACAGGCAGAAATACTGCCTCATCAATGCTTTTCATTAGTAGTTTCCCCAAGTATATCTCTGTTTCTTTTTGAATAATTGCTTTAACCTCTTTGCTATCGTTACCCATGTTTTTTAGTATATCCTTATAAAGGTTGGAGCTCTGGCCTAATTTGGATGTGATTTTAGGATTAGAGAGTATTTCATTAACCTTCTGCTGGGCAAGTTTATTTAAAACTTGCTCTTGTTCACTTTCTATATCGGAATAATCAATATCCTCATAGCAAAAATTAATTATTTTTGCCTCCCTATTTACTGGTGAGAATTTGCAGACTGTTACATCCTCACCTTCTTTTATTCGTAGTTCTTCAGGTCTTCTCTATAGTGTTAATAGCTTCATCATAAAATTGAATGTCTTTCCATACCCCAAATACATAAAGGAAAATCCCTCTGGGTTCCACCTGTTCTTACTCTTTGCTTTTATAGGTATCATTCTTTCATAATCATTGAAGTGTCTACCTTTTTGTGCTCTGTATAAATTATTAAGTTCACCCAATTTTTCAATAAAATTGAGGAGAATTTAGTTAAACAATTCATATGCAAATCATCAAACACATCAATAAATGACTTAACACTGCTTTCGCTGTCATCATTCCAATGTTTAAATATCTGATTTTCGAGATCTTTTCGATATGCTTTATCAAAAAATACTAAAATATCTCCACAAACAAACTGACATTTTTTAAAGTGGATAAATATATTTCGAACATATTGTTAATGAAGTGTGTATAGTACTTTGCTAGGCCTTTTGGATGACTTGAAAGGTAATCAGCTGAAAGTATTTTATAAAAAGTCTTTATTTAAAGCGAAAAATGTTCAAAAGTGGCGAGTTTGCTGTGGCTGTTGAGTTGTTGTTTGTGCATTATTATGATCCGCGGTATGAGTATTCTGTTGGTTATGCGGGGAACCAACAGATATTCATTAAAGCAGTGAGTGTTGATGAAGTTATTGAGAAGATAAAACGAGGGATTGAGTAATTGGAAGCGCGGGGGTCCTGCGCTTCCACTCCTTGTTTGGTATTAGAATTAAATATTAGAGGCTTTTTTTAATAAGGAGCAAGTGTTGGTGCTTTTTTCCTCACCATTTCCTTCTTTTACTTCACCCCTATTTGTGATACCGTTCACCGTAATGTGGTTAAACGAGGTTATCTATCATCTTCTGCAACAAGTTCCACTAAGCGACGATTTAAGTTAGTAAGGATATTTTGCTTAGAATAGTGATACAACTGATTTATCATTTCTTAAGCACTTACAAATTTAGAACCCCATCTAACGATTGTGCAGTTAACTGAAATAGCCCTTGACATATTCTATACTCATAATTTATCTCTAAAAATTACAAAGGAGTCTAAAATCTTTCTTTGAACCAAAGAAATGCACTATACCCAATAAGATTTTTGGGCAAGTATTCTATAGCAGTATTCGAATCAATATCACCAATTTTATATTGATTATAGAGCTTAAATAATTTCTGATAAGGTTCACATACTTGATTATATAAACGATTAATCATTTTATCATGTTCTACATTTATAAAAGTTGAAATATCAAAACTCTCCTTTTCTAAATATAATTCATTAATTACTTGAGGGTTGTTTTTCTCAACTATTATTTTAACTTTTTCAAAGTGCTTCGAATATAAATGTAGTGAATCAGTAAAATGCCTTTGATGACCAACTTTACAATTAATTTGTTCTGCAATATAGCTTTGTAATAAATAGAAAACTAATACATTATAAGGTACACCTAAATACACATCATTTGATCTATTAATAACAGTCATATCTAATTGACTATCTCGTATTTTTAACATTATCGATACGTTACAAGGAATATCTTTTGAATCATAACCTAAATCCCTACTACTCCACATTGTTAAAACTACTCTTCTTGTAGATTTATCTTTCTTTAAGACTGATATAGCTTTTCGAATTTGGTCTTGACCGTTAAGAGTCCTTAATCGATAGCCATAAGCCCCGTAAAGTGTTTGTCCATCATCAGAAAATTGATTATAATTCTTAATAAAGTAATTTAAAGGTTCTAACTCATTTGAACCACTGATTAACCAAGAATACTCCGTTAAAGCAAAGAAAGGATTAAATCCTCTACCATCTAACAAAGGCATTCTAAAGATATCCTTATTGGTAATCTCAAAGTAGGCAGGTCCTAAATCTCGGACATCTCCATTCCTAGAATTAGTAATAGATATGGTGCTGTTTAATGATTCTTTTAATAGGTTGTAATAAACTTCACTAAAATTATTACCTAGTACAGTGAGCAAAGGTATCTCCCCAATATAAAGACTTTTATAATTTTACAGCTACACTTAATACAAAATCAGAATACTTATCCCAATAGCCTATCCCTTCGTTATTCATAAAGGAAAACTTAAACTGTTTTTCTTCAAATAAAATAGTGTGTATCCTTATATCAAATACTGATTCTACATTGTAACCATAAGAAGATAAACACTTATAACAAGCTTCTTTAGAACTCCAAGCAATAGTTAACAATGTATGTATATCTTCATATGAAGTTTCCCTTAGCCACAATTCCTTTTCACGTTCACACAAAAAAAAGTTGGGGAATTTATGGTGCCTAATTTTAATTTTTTCTATGTCGCAGCCTATAGAATTAAATTTCGAGCTAGAACAAGAAAACCCTATACCTCTACAATGTGCGATAGAAAATCTTATATTATTATCATAATTAAATAGATAAGGTGAACCATTTCTCCTATTTTTAATATTTAATAATTTTATATCTTCATTGTCTAAACCTAGGCACCTTATAATTGAATATTTTGCAGTAATTCTACCAGCCACCCAATTACAACCGTTTCTTAAGAACCTCTTATTACTTTCCCATAAGTCTAGCTCGTCTTTATGCAAACAATTTAAGTCTTCAGTAGTATATCCCTTAATAAATGCGTGTACTTTTTTATTTAGGAGCTTAGAGCTACTTTTATTTATTAGAACATCAAGCATCAAAATTAAGCTCCACCTGTTTCTGATTAGTACATATGTCAATCATTTCGGTAAAATTCGCCTTCGGACTTATAGAGCCTAAGTCAGCGTGAGTTGCGATACATGTTAGTTTTCCAACCTTATAACCAGCCTCTTTAGCAATAAATTCTAATAATCTACCCAATCCAAGGTAATTACCATAAGCTTTTTGAACAAAGTATTGGTTTCTGTAGATAGCAGTTAAATCTACAAACTCTTTTCTAACTTTTACACTTATAAAACTCATACAAGGAAAACCCATCTGGTTATTAAGGTCTAGAATTGGATCATATATAGACATTTCGTACATAACCCTTATACCTCTACCATTTTCTTTTTCTCTATTTAGTTTGAAGATAGTATTTTCAACTTGATTAAAACATTTATCTGTTCCATAACCCCATTGAACTAATCTTCCAAAGTAAGTTCCTTTATTATTTTCTGGAACTTTCCTTAACGTTGGATATACTTTAATAAACCTTTCATATAAGTTATCTCTATTTTCGCTTTTAGACCAAATTCCATAGGGGAAAATTGTATTTGAAACAGTTTCAATACTTTGATCCCCCATACCCAATAGGACACTATTAAACTGCCTTCTCGTCTCTAAGTCATCTTTTGTAGGATCTTCAATCTCAACTATTAGATTATAATCTTCTCTACCATTCTGTAGTAAATGATTAATTGATTTTTTCCATGCATCAGTGATATTATCACCCTTAATAACTTTATTCATAGTTATGCCCCCTTAGGAATAGTCCAGGTTCCAACACTATATTTTGCAAAATATTCATAGGAAACATATGCGTAACCATTATCTCCCCAATCTGTACTCCAACTATTTCTAATAATAAAACATTTTTTTCCGTCATTTCGTTCTCCATAACCTACAATAACAATTGCATGATAACCTTCAACAGATTCAATGGAAGGGACATCTATAAAATCATTACCAGGAGATAACCAAAATGTTGGTTGTACTACAACACCAGCGATTACAGACCGTTCTTCACTAAGTTGGGTTTCTATGTCACTTATAATCTGGCTAACTGTACTATATGATGTTATTTTTCTGGTTTCAGCTTCAGTAAATATTCCTTTTGGAATATCTTTTAGTAATAACGGAAATTTCAAAGTTTCTCTGTAGGGTAATAAATCATTTGTTGTATGACCATAAAGACAAATTGATTTTAATGCTGTAATTATACTAACTCCTTTATCATCGTAAGTTCCTTGGAGTGACTTTGCACAGCTAAATAGGAACTCTTCTGACAATCGCTCATCTAAGTTTCTGTGATGCTCGTGACTAGAAGTAACTGCAAATGCAGTACATGTTCCTCTTCGACCTTGATCTCTTACTTCTGGTAAACTATACCTTAAATCGACTGTAAATTTGTATTTTTGACTCATAATCTGAAATAAACCCCTTTAAGCAACCAAATTATTTATGTGAATGCCATGTCTCTTCTTCTGAACTGAAATATTTAAATTGAACATATTTATCGAATCAGATAAAGGTCGCCAAGGTCGATTATTATATAAATTCAATTTTATATCCTGAATTTCCTCAATTTTCAATATAATATTTCTAATACCGGATCCACCAAACAAACTACTATCTTCATGAAACGAATTCCAAAAAGTAGTTACACCCTCGATATCCGGAGAGATTATCCACTTATATCCAGTCGTTGGATTCTCCTCCAACAATATTCTTACTTCGTCACCAACATTTGGATAAATTGTACTGTTTTTCTCTTCCTCCGATAAAATCCAAATATTATTCCAACTTGAAGAAAGTTTATCAATTCCATACTCTTTTTTAATTTCTATTGGTTCTACGTCTAATTCAGCATATTTTTTCGTTGTTTTAATAATGTTTAAAGTAAATAGTCTATTTAATGTAGCCTGGTAACTAGTCCCCATTCGTAAAGAAAGGTCATAAACAGTTCTAGGATTAATTAATTCACTATCCCTTATACCTATGTTTTTATGGATACTCATTACTAGTCTTCTAGGCATTAGTAAACAAGAAGCAAATTCTTCTGCGATTCTCTCTTTATCTTCTCTTTTATAACTTTCATAAAATAGCTCTTCTGAGGTATCAAAACTTGCTGAATCTCCCCTTATAAAATGACAAAATTCATGTGCTGCTGTATACCTTTGTCGAGTTAATGGTAGGTTCTCATTTATCAAAATTCCTGCCCGTCTCTCTTCTGTCTCAGGTATATATGCACCAGCTAAATTCTCTAGTCTCTGAAAATTTAAAACTACATTATAATTATCAATTATCTTGAATATGTCTACTGGTTCTGTCAGAGATACTTTGCATTTTGCTAAAACTCTCGAAGCCTCTGCGAAGGCTGTTTTAATTATTTCTGTTCTAGATAAACTCATTGTTACACCCCTATTTCATGTTTGAAAGTATGTATGAAAACCTCATAACATGTTCACGATCATTATCTGATAAATCAGAAGTTGCTCGGGCCATAACTTCAACATCAGATTTAAAACTATAATCGCTATCTAAAAAATAATAAATGGAGTGCTTATATAACTTTGATAACTTCTCTAAATCCTCTGTTTTTGGTTTCAACTGACCATTTTCGATTTTTGTCAAGTATTCTAAGGGAAGATTTATGATTTCTGCAACAGATTCTAAAGTTAACCCAACGTAATCACGTGCATTAGTTAATCTTTTATTTATATTCATTTTTCCCCTCCAAGATCTCATCTATTAGTGTACAAAAGTCTCTGAAAGAAGATTTAACACGTTTATGCACTTCTTTTACTGGTATATTAATGCTCATATCTTCTTCTAACATACCGATTATTTCCAAAAAAAAGATTGACTCTACATCTGTATCACCAAAATCATGAATTTCATTAATAATTCTTTCCGCACTATCACCACAAATATCTTCAAGATAGTTTGCGATTTTCTCAACTAATTCTTCTTGCATTTGTATCATCCTTTATTTTCTACTTAATTTGAGAGTCAATTATCTGTATGATATCTTTATGTAATGATTGAACATCCTTTGTGCCATCAACAATCTTGACCCTATTTGGGTCTTTCTCAGCAGTGTATAAAAAGCCGTCACGAACTCTACT is from Radiobacillus kanasensis and encodes:
- a CDS encoding restriction endonuclease, translating into MENLDKTENFKMTKEKLKQEAKFMYLDIGFILDGQNYEKKSYLLLIDDKVHVYYSSLSRALIIDLFETRVIKRNLRTDYKIAHTSFQDTENVLSFEQMEEIKQYKKNYRKLQKKQEQEYIKNKLESLKQEAKFMYLDLGVTYGGGYPYNSKYYLFLVDDKLHVYFSDFKKEVVVIELTGLSINESSSGKADFDIREKGGINRYSVSSVQKDKFINYCYEFKEKEIKIIEKEIDRLFSQTNVEEMFKNYLTEALEDNFVNLQNFTLLEDYYYKDFFGFVREREYVIKKEFKAQIEFKYDKFIDLLKYREVINKEERYHGYYYLLLTKALKKVSVEVYGQKFHNNYHGYFIDLLDLTYKECIRTFFSIDIINHESKTIQYMFTYFLLYHNKLSIGDNQDLFYDGFSKVQSGIKEMNYQKELLQLEDRLLKKQKSINPTTIDDVDLMTGTVFENFVAELFKKMGYSTKQTKNTGDQGIDIIAVKDGIRIGIQTKCYANSVSNKAIQEVKAGLKFYHLDKGMVLTNSHFTKGAINLANSNEIILWDRLMLKEKMHEYYRG
- a CDS encoding VOC family protein, with amino-acid sequence MKQNGFRLAFDKQEAAKEIYGGWEEPSGYRIELAFLLTMQFGTNTIIFKIL
- a CDS encoding helix-turn-helix domain-containing protein, which produces MEEIAAATGISDRIERVELKLKEFLLLNELQTDCLLQTGMRYMYDNQGMLLIRSLAEKLSYSERNIRRTFQKELGVSPKELLDIIRFQSLLRELYYSTQSSFIDIAAKYGYYDQSHFIKSFKRYYGMSPNRVFNRNSGIK
- a CDS encoding DUF6597 domain-containing transcriptional factor — its product is MKSYVACYWTLDFHKSNTNKLHRIILDGCADIIFDLRSPSLSKGAFVVGLMTKFEVINLSQNHSLLGIRFFQIPYGNFSNIPFPSLLDIVCFLKIYGGMLQFP
- a CDS encoding thymidylate synthase, with the translated sequence MLTVLGNNFSEVYYNLLKESLNSTISITNSRNGDVRDLGPAYFEITNKDIFRMPLLDGRGFNPFFALTEYSWLISGSNELEPLNYFIKNYNQFSDDGQTLYGAYGYRLRTLNGQDQIRKAISVLKKDKSTRRVVLTMWSSRDLGYDSKDIPCNVSIMLKIRDSQLDMTVINRSNDVYLGVPYNVLVFYLLQSYIAEQINCKVGHQRHFTDSLHLYSKHFEKVKIIVEKNNPQVINELYLEKESFDISTFINVEHDKMINRLYNQVCEPYQKLFKLYNQYKIGDIDSNTAIEYLPKNLIGYSAFLWFKERF
- a CDS encoding 4'-phosphopantetheinyl transferase family protein translates to MLDVLINKSSSKLLNKKVHAFIKGYTTEDLNCLHKDELDLWESNKRFLRNGCNWVAGRITAKYSIIRCLGLDNEDIKLLNIKNRRNGSPYLFNYDNNIRFSIAHCRGIGFSCSSSKFNSIGCDIEKIKIRHHKFPNFFLCEREKELWLRETSYEDIHTLLTIAWSSKEACYKCLSSYGYNVESVFDIRIHTILFEEKQFKFSFMNNEGIGYWDKYSDFVLSVAVKL
- a CDS encoding thymidylate synthase family protein — its product is MNKVIKGDNITDAWKKSINHLLQNGREDYNLIVEIEDPTKDDLETRRQFNSVLLGMGDQSIETVSNTIFPYGIWSKSENRDNLYERFIKVYPTLRKVPENNKGTYFGRLVQWGYGTDKCFNQVENTIFKLNREKENGRGIRVMYEMSIYDPILDLNNQMGFPCMSFISVKVRKEFVDLTAIYRNQYFVQKAYGNYLGLGRLLEFIAKEAGYKVGKLTCIATHADLGSISPKANFTEMIDICTNQKQVELNFDA
- a CDS encoding C1 family peptidase; the protein is MSQKYKFTVDLRYSLPEVRDQGRRGTCTAFAVTSSHEHHRNLDERLSEEFLFSCAKSLQGTYDDKGVSIITALKSICLYGHTTNDLLPYRETLKFPLLLKDIPKGIFTEAETRKITSYSTVSQIISDIETQLSEERSVIAGVVVQPTFWLSPGNDFIDVPSIESVEGYHAIVIVGYGERNDGKKCFIIRNSWSTDWGDNGYAYVSYEYFAKYSVGTWTIPKGA
- a CDS encoding ImmA/IrrE family metallo-endopeptidase, with the translated sequence MSLSRTEIIKTAFAEASRVLAKCKVSLTEPVDIFKIIDNYNVVLNFQRLENLAGAYIPETEERRAGILINENLPLTRQRYTAAHEFCHFIRGDSASFDTSEELFYESYKREDKERIAEEFASCLLMPRRLVMSIHKNIGIRDSELINPRTVYDLSLRMGTSYQATLNRLFTLNIIKTTKKYAELDVEPIEIKKEYGIDKLSSSWNNIWILSEEEKNSTIYPNVGDEVRILLEENPTTGYKWIISPDIEGVTTFWNSFHEDSSLFGGSGIRNIILKIEEIQDIKLNLYNNRPWRPLSDSINMFNLNISVQKKRHGIHINNLVA
- a CDS encoding helix-turn-helix domain-containing protein; amino-acid sequence: MNINKRLTNARDYVGLTLESVAEIINLPLEYLTKIENGQLKPKTEDLEKLSKLYKHSIYYFLDSDYSFKSDVEVMARATSDLSDNDREHVMRFSYILSNMK
- a CDS encoding acyl carrier protein, giving the protein MQEELVEKIANYLEDICGDSAERIINEIHDFGDTDVESIFFLEIIGMLEEDMSINIPVKEVHKRVKSSFRDFCTLIDEILEGKNEYK